Proteins from a genomic interval of Centroberyx gerrardi isolate f3 chromosome 23, fCenGer3.hap1.cur.20231027, whole genome shotgun sequence:
- the LOC139931432 gene encoding collagenase 3-like, with translation MKSFNLCILLSLAVTVYCVPISQITVEDELLAESYLKNFFNLTQETGPVARGGISQVSEKLSEMQRFFGLQITGMLDAETVEIMKKPRCGVPDGKIAHFSTYGSTLKWEKHSLTYRIENYTPDMSMSEVDDSIEKALQVWAKVTPLRFTRIYSGTADIMISFGRQSHGDGYPFDGPDGTLAHAFAPSSGIGGDAHFDEDETFTFRSNTGYVLFIVAAHEFGHSLGLAHSEDPGALMHPVYSFRNPDTFVLPQDDVNGIQSLYGPNSDEDSNEPGPTHPTTPNACDSTMVLDAVATLRGEMFFFKDSFFWRNYPQSTTPQQSLITNFWPSAPVNIDAAYESRQSDRVMLFKGRKVWAFSGYNVVRGYPKELTSVGLPRSVEKVDAALYDEETRKTLFFVGKHYYSYDEAKGTMDQGFPKLVEQTFSGLTTKVTAAFQYRSFTYIYSGPYMFEYSLSGRLYRMLGNDYFLHCTNF, from the exons ATGAAGTCTTTCAATCTGTGCATTCTTCTAAGCCTGGCAGTCACAGTTTACTGTGTGCCGATATCGCAAATTACTGTGGAAGATGAGCTTCTTGCAGAG AGCTACCTGAAGAATTTCTTCAACCTGACACAGGAGACGGGTCCGGTGGCCAGAGGGGGGATCAGCCAGGTGAGCGAGAAGCTCAGTGAGATGCAGCGCTTCTTTGGCCTCCAGATCACCGGCATGTTGGATGCTGAGACCGTGGAGATAATGAAGAAGCCCCGCTGTGGCGTTCCAGATGGCAAAATTGCCCATTTCTCCACCTATGGAAGCACCTTAAAGTGGGAAAAACACAGCCTTACCTACAG GATTGAGAACTACACCCCTGACATGTCCATGTCTGAGGTAGATGACTCCATAGAGAAAGCTCTGCAGGTTTGGGCCAAAGTCACTCCCCTGAGATTCACAAGAATCTATAGTGGCACCGCTGACATCATGATCTCCTTTGGACGCCAAT CGCATGGTGATGGATACCCCTTTGATGGCCCTGATGGCACCCTTGCCCATGCCTTTGCCCCGTCCTCTGGCATCGGAGGAGACGCCCATTTTGACGAAGATGAGACCTTCACCTTCCGCTCAAACACAG GCTACGTCCTCTTCATTGTAGCAGCCCACGAGTTTGGCCACTCCCTGGGCTTGGCTCACTCCGAAGACCCCGGCGCTCTCATGCACCCTGTGTACAGCTTCAGAAACCCTGACACCTTTGTCCTGCCCCAGGATGACGTCAACGGCATCCAGTCTCTCTATG GTCCAAACTCTGATGAGGATTCCAATGAGCCTGGACCCAcgcaccccaccacccccaatGCCTGTGATTCAACCATGGTCCTGGACGCTGTCGCCACCCTGCGAGGAGAGATGTTCTTCTTCAAAGACAG CTTCTTCTGGCGTAACTACCCACAGAGCACGACGCCTCAGCAGAGTCTCATCACCAATTTCTGGCCCAGCGCCCCTGTCAACATCGACGCCGCTTACGAAAGCCGCCAATCAGACAGAGTCATGCTCTTTAAAG GTCGCAAAGTCTGGGCCTTCTCTGGCTATAATGTTGTGCGTGGCTATCCCAAAGAACTCACCAGTGTCGGTCTGCCCAGAAGCGTGGAGAAAGTCGATGCTGCCCTCTATGATGAGGAAACTCGCAAGACATTATTCTTTGTCGGCAAACACTACTACAG ttACGATGAGGCCAAAGGCACTATGGACCAGGGATTCCCCAAACTGGTGGAGCAGACCTTCTCAGGCCTGACCACCAAGGTGACTGCAGCTTTCCAGTACAGAA GCTTTACCTACATCTACAGCGGGCCCTACATGTTCGAGTACAGCCTGAGCGGCAGGCTGTACCGTATGCTGGGGAACGACTACTTCCTGCACTGCACGAACTTCTAG